From Bacillus pumilus, one genomic window encodes:
- a CDS encoding right-handed parallel beta-helix repeat-containing protein, translating into MGELNESVLKKPVVNVQDFGVIADGETDCTARLNECLEWTKAQGYSHVWLPSGTYVIDAVYRGDRFFPFRGAGIRVPSHMYIEMAPDAVIKVKPNDSWGYAAFYIGKVQHVTIRGGRIEGDRHEHVYKSLPPERKTHEWGFGICIEGASHVEVNRVQIKNCTGDGIIVSPHGLLSQAESYSPASSIHISGCHITDSRRNNISITGCDGVIVEDCLLERAGVNGVEPRMGIDIEGYGENAVNMEEPLNIQIRNNIVRGGAASSIYNFNGYGVIIEGNHTDSSISYGFATETIIANNLIRAVGGGVTKAGITSLGVSLGQTENNVIIIGNMIEGFEKGIDVRGDSVHITGNKISLFEDAAVSVYMANRILIEGNHIESGTNTGQRSAALRIYQSDSVVFSNNTIYSVIDGAMVRGTNILIQHNQFKDFSRGIWVQEGEAGINGNHFIQEGHPELASSYTISITGNAKAFIWQNRFKHYQNYALYSSTTGPLEIKDNSFEETSLYVVMYIKNGSPQIGDNRFYLNRSFGQPTAIFIDQAASARVLRNNIINLSPQKAIAVRTISSTHSVIAHNMLERSQLVTHTTDRLIGNIEIDTP; encoded by the coding sequence TTGGGGGAATTGAATGAATCTGTTCTAAAAAAACCTGTTGTCAATGTACAAGATTTTGGTGTGATTGCGGATGGGGAAACGGACTGTACAGCGAGGCTCAATGAATGCTTAGAATGGACGAAAGCACAGGGGTATTCCCACGTCTGGCTGCCGAGCGGCACGTATGTAATCGATGCAGTGTACAGAGGTGATCGATTTTTTCCTTTCCGAGGTGCAGGCATACGGGTGCCAAGTCATATGTACATTGAGATGGCGCCGGATGCCGTGATTAAGGTAAAACCAAATGATTCGTGGGGGTATGCGGCCTTTTATATAGGAAAGGTTCAGCATGTGACCATCAGAGGCGGGCGAATCGAAGGGGATCGTCATGAGCATGTGTACAAGTCGCTTCCCCCTGAACGAAAAACCCATGAGTGGGGCTTTGGGATATGTATTGAAGGGGCCTCCCATGTGGAAGTGAATCGTGTGCAAATCAAGAATTGTACGGGAGACGGCATCATTGTAAGTCCCCACGGTTTATTATCACAAGCTGAATCGTACTCGCCTGCTTCATCTATTCATATTTCTGGCTGCCACATCACAGATTCAAGACGAAACAATATCTCGATTACAGGCTGTGATGGGGTCATTGTGGAGGACTGTCTGCTGGAGAGAGCAGGAGTAAACGGAGTCGAGCCGAGAATGGGTATTGATATTGAAGGCTACGGAGAAAACGCAGTTAATATGGAGGAACCGCTGAATATTCAAATTCGAAACAACATTGTAAGAGGTGGTGCTGCAAGTTCCATTTATAATTTCAACGGCTATGGTGTCATCATTGAAGGCAATCATACAGACAGCAGTATCTCCTATGGCTTTGCCACCGAAACAATCATTGCCAACAATTTGATCCGTGCAGTGGGAGGAGGCGTTACAAAAGCAGGAATTACGAGCTTAGGTGTCTCTCTTGGTCAAACGGAAAACAATGTGATCATTATTGGCAATATGATTGAGGGATTTGAAAAAGGGATTGATGTGAGGGGCGACAGCGTTCACATTACAGGAAATAAGATCAGTCTATTTGAAGATGCGGCTGTGTCCGTTTATATGGCGAATCGTATTCTAATAGAAGGAAATCATATTGAATCGGGGACGAATACAGGGCAAAGAAGCGCAGCGCTGCGTATCTATCAATCGGATAGCGTCGTCTTTTCAAACAATACAATCTACTCGGTGATCGATGGGGCGATGGTGAGAGGAACGAATATCCTGATCCAGCACAATCAATTCAAAGATTTCAGCAGAGGGATATGGGTGCAGGAAGGGGAAGCTGGAATCAATGGCAACCATTTTATTCAAGAAGGACACCCAGAGCTTGCGTCTTCGTATACGATCAGTATCACTGGGAATGCAAAGGCTTTCATCTGGCAGAATCGCTTTAAGCACTACCAAAATTACGCCTTATACAGCAGCACGACGGGTCCATTAGAAATTAAAGATAATTCCTTTGAAGAAACATCTTTATATGTGGTGATGTATATTAAAAATGGTTCACCGCAAATTGGAGATAACCGCTTTTATTTAAATCGTTCGTTCGGACAGCCGACGGCGATCTTTATCGATCAAGCCGCCTCAGCCCGTGTGCTGCGGAATAACATCATTAATTTATCTCCTCAAAAAGCGATTGCCGTCCGCACTATATCTTCCACTCATTCCGTGATCGCCCATAACATGCTGGAACGCAGCCAATTGGTGACACATACCACAGACCGGCTCATCGGAAATATTGAAATCGACACACCATGA
- a CDS encoding LLM class flavin-dependent oxidoreductase: protein MSQPKRKLKLGVFIAGTGHHVASWRHPNAVSDAAMNLDYFKQLAKKAEEGKLDLLFLADSLSINQTSHPNVLTRFEPLTLLSSIAESTSSIGLAATASTTYSEPFHIARQFASLDHLSGGRAAWNVVTSSIEETAKNFSGEEHLAHHKRYERAEEFVEVVKGLWDSWEEDALVRNKETGEFFESSKLHELQHKGEFFSVRGPLNVSRTPQGQPVIIQAGSSEDGQKLAAKTAELIFTAQNDLEKAKEFYQSLKEKVVAAGRAREDVSIMPGIFPIIADTEEEAKAKYEELQELIVPEIGLSILQNYLGGIDLSQYPLDGPLPEIDPSTSNAVKSRFDLVMNMARKDNLTIRQLYQSVAGSRGHNIFIGTPEQLADVMETWINEEAADGFNVMPPLLPEGLDVFVDRVVPILQERGLFKTEYTGQTLRENLGLTQPKNRYTT, encoded by the coding sequence GTGTCACAGCCGAAAAGAAAGCTCAAGCTAGGCGTATTCATCGCAGGAACTGGACATCATGTTGCCTCTTGGAGACATCCGAACGCCGTATCAGATGCAGCCATGAACCTGGATTATTTCAAACAATTAGCGAAAAAGGCAGAGGAAGGAAAGCTAGATTTACTCTTTTTAGCTGACAGCTTATCCATTAACCAAACCTCTCATCCGAATGTATTGACGAGATTTGAACCGCTCACCCTGCTTTCGTCCATTGCTGAGTCTACTTCATCAATTGGTTTAGCAGCAACAGCATCCACTACATACAGTGAGCCTTTCCATATTGCAAGACAGTTTGCCTCCCTTGATCATTTATCAGGCGGAAGAGCGGCATGGAATGTGGTCACATCTTCTATTGAAGAAACAGCGAAAAATTTTAGCGGAGAAGAGCATTTAGCACACCATAAACGATACGAACGAGCAGAAGAGTTCGTCGAGGTCGTCAAAGGTCTGTGGGATTCTTGGGAGGAAGACGCCCTTGTCAGAAACAAGGAAACGGGAGAATTCTTTGAATCTAGTAAGCTTCATGAGCTCCAGCATAAAGGTGAGTTCTTCTCAGTACGGGGTCCTCTCAACGTATCACGCACGCCTCAAGGGCAGCCAGTGATCATTCAAGCAGGATCATCCGAGGATGGTCAAAAGCTTGCAGCGAAAACAGCTGAACTCATTTTCACTGCACAAAACGATCTCGAAAAAGCGAAGGAATTTTATCAAAGCTTGAAGGAGAAAGTAGTGGCTGCTGGCCGTGCTAGAGAGGACGTCAGCATCATGCCGGGTATCTTCCCGATCATTGCTGATACAGAGGAAGAAGCCAAAGCAAAATATGAAGAATTACAGGAGCTGATTGTTCCTGAGATTGGGCTGAGCATTCTGCAAAACTACTTAGGTGGGATTGATCTGTCTCAGTATCCTTTAGACGGACCGCTTCCAGAGATTGATCCAAGCACGTCAAATGCGGTGAAAAGCCGCTTTGATCTTGTGATGAATATGGCGAGAAAGGATAACCTGACCATTCGCCAGCTCTATCAATCGGTTGCCGGCTCTCGTGGTCATAATATTTTCATTGGCACACCAGAGCAGCTAGCAGATGTGATGGAAACATGGATCAATGAAGAAGCAGCAGACGGCTTTAACGTCATGCCGCCGCTCTTGCCAGAAGGGCTGGATGTGTTCGTAGACCGCGTCGTCCCAATCCTTCAGGAAAGAGGTCTATTCAAAACAGAATATACAGGACAAACCTTACGAGAAAATCTAGGATTAACACAGCCAAAAAATCGCTACACGACATAA
- a CDS encoding GNAT family N-acetyltransferase gives MGYTFRLATEADIEALLELTTRAYEPIRELGIQFQAAHADFALVQKNVQKNLCYVMEENGELLSTLSLRMPWGEQPGPFGVPHIWWFASEPSAKKGTGSVLLEWVETEVLRDTLKVPYVSLGTADKHPWLMDMYERKGYVRAGEKDLGKGHITVYFKKQLRSDMTQL, from the coding sequence TTGGGATACACATTTCGTCTGGCAACAGAGGCAGATATAGAGGCGCTGCTTGAACTGACAACAAGAGCCTATGAGCCAATTCGTGAGCTCGGCATCCAGTTCCAAGCAGCACATGCTGATTTCGCTCTCGTGCAGAAAAATGTACAAAAGAATCTTTGCTATGTGATGGAAGAAAACGGAGAACTTCTCTCCACCTTGTCGCTCCGTATGCCTTGGGGAGAGCAGCCAGGACCGTTCGGCGTCCCTCACATTTGGTGGTTTGCTTCAGAGCCTTCCGCCAAAAAAGGGACAGGCTCTGTCTTGCTGGAATGGGTGGAAACTGAAGTGCTAAGGGATACCCTGAAGGTGCCATACGTATCTCTAGGTACAGCTGATAAGCATCCGTGGCTCATGGACATGTATGAGCGCAAAGGCTACGTCAGAGCAGGAGAAAAGGATTTAGGCAAGGGTCACATCACGGTTTATTTTAAAAAACAACTAAGGTCAGATATGACACAATTATAA
- a CDS encoding amino acid ABC transporter substrate-binding protein, whose protein sequence is MKNKKWLVVLFAAMMAVLAACGGNNQSEGKEKVLKVGATGQSYPFAYKDNGKLVGFDVEVTEAIAKKLGYKLDWQLSEFSGLMGQLTSGKLDTVSNQVAVTNERKQTFNFTDTYAYAGTQIIVKKDNNDIKGLDDLKGKTVAAVLGSNHAKNLESKDPDKKINIKTYETQDGVLNEVANGRVDAYVNGRSVLLAQIEKTGLPLKIVGNPIVYEEVGYPFAKDKKHDKLREEFNKAIKELREDGTLKKLSEKYFKDDVTVPIKK, encoded by the coding sequence ATGAAAAACAAAAAGTGGCTAGTCGTTCTATTTGCAGCAATGATGGCAGTTTTAGCAGCTTGCGGCGGCAACAATCAGAGTGAAGGCAAAGAAAAAGTGTTAAAAGTAGGCGCCACAGGACAAAGCTATCCGTTTGCTTATAAAGACAATGGCAAGCTTGTTGGCTTCGATGTCGAAGTAACTGAAGCCATCGCAAAAAAACTCGGCTACAAACTAGACTGGCAGTTGAGTGAATTCAGCGGACTGATGGGACAGCTGACATCTGGTAAGCTGGATACAGTGTCAAACCAAGTCGCAGTCACAAATGAGCGTAAACAAACGTTTAACTTTACAGATACGTACGCTTACGCAGGAACACAAATCATCGTGAAAAAGGACAACAACGACATCAAAGGTCTTGATGATTTAAAAGGAAAAACAGTGGCGGCGGTTCTTGGCTCTAACCACGCCAAAAACCTAGAGAGCAAAGACCCGGACAAAAAAATCAATATTAAAACATATGAAACGCAAGACGGTGTATTAAATGAAGTGGCAAATGGCCGCGTAGATGCTTATGTCAACGGACGCAGTGTATTACTTGCTCAAATTGAAAAAACAGGTCTGCCGCTCAAAATCGTTGGCAACCCAATTGTGTATGAAGAAGTAGGCTACCCATTTGCCAAAGATAAAAAGCATGACAAGCTAAGAGAAGAATTTAACAAAGCGATCAAAGAATTAAGAGAAGACGGGACACTGAAGAAATTGTCTGAGAAGTATTTCAAAGACGATGTCACAGTGCCAATTAAAAAATAA
- a CDS encoding amino acid ABC transporter permease, producing the protein MNKIDWQYMVTVFPTLIQYLPITIFMAIVSMVFAIIIGVVFALITKNRIPVLYQFAKLYISFFRAVPTLVQLFLIYFGLPQLFPAMTSMDALTAVIIGLSIKNSAYLAEIFRAALNSVDEGQLEACLSVGMTRWQSYVRIIFPQAVRNAIPATGNTFIGLLKETSLAFTIGVAEMFAQGKMIASANYKYFETYLAVGIVYWVMTIIYSFLQDLFERKISKPYRN; encoded by the coding sequence ATGAACAAAATTGATTGGCAGTATATGGTGACGGTTTTTCCGACATTGATTCAATACTTGCCGATAACGATCTTCATGGCGATTGTCTCCATGGTATTTGCCATTATCATTGGTGTGGTATTCGCTCTCATTACGAAAAACCGGATACCTGTTTTATACCAATTTGCCAAGCTGTATATTTCTTTTTTCAGAGCGGTTCCAACCTTGGTTCAGCTCTTTCTCATTTATTTTGGTCTTCCGCAGCTATTCCCTGCGATGACCTCAATGGATGCCCTAACAGCGGTCATTATCGGATTAAGTATTAAAAACTCAGCATACTTAGCAGAAATTTTCAGAGCGGCCCTCAATTCTGTAGATGAAGGGCAGCTAGAGGCATGTCTATCTGTCGGCATGACAAGATGGCAGTCTTACGTCAGAATTATTTTCCCGCAGGCAGTCAGAAATGCGATTCCAGCGACGGGGAATACCTTTATCGGTCTTTTAAAAGAAACATCTCTTGCCTTTACCATTGGGGTGGCAGAAATGTTTGCACAAGGAAAGATGATTGCGTCCGCGAACTATAAATACTTTGAAACCTATTTAGCCGTAGGGATTGTGTATTGGGTGATGACCATCATTTATAGCTTCCTTCAAGACCTATTTGAACGAAAAATCAGCAAACCTTACCGGAATTAA
- a CDS encoding amino acid ABC transporter ATP-binding protein, producing MIKLTNLKKSFGDLVVLDGINLDVQKGQVVAIIGPSGSGKSTLLRCLNLLEIPDEGMIEIGDAKLDASKYTRKEAHHLRQQTAMVFQNYNLFKNKTALQNITESLLVTKKMTKQQANEIGMKLLKQVGLEQKADSYPVTLSGGQQQRIGIARALAVDPHAILLDEPTSALDPELVSGVLQVIKSIAIQETTMIIVTHEMAFAREVADHVIFMADGHIIEQGTPTELFDETKNERTKRFIQKEAAAEEA from the coding sequence ATGATCAAGCTCACCAATTTGAAGAAATCATTCGGCGATCTTGTCGTCTTAGACGGAATCAATCTCGACGTGCAAAAAGGGCAGGTTGTGGCCATTATCGGACCTTCTGGCTCCGGTAAATCCACCTTGCTGCGCTGCTTAAATTTATTAGAAATACCAGATGAAGGCATGATTGAAATTGGCGATGCGAAGCTCGATGCGTCCAAGTATACACGTAAAGAAGCCCATCATCTGCGTCAACAAACGGCCATGGTGTTTCAAAACTATAATCTATTTAAAAACAAGACAGCACTGCAAAACATCACAGAATCACTGCTTGTGACGAAAAAAATGACGAAGCAGCAGGCAAATGAGATTGGGATGAAGCTGCTGAAGCAGGTAGGATTAGAGCAAAAGGCTGACAGCTATCCAGTCACGTTATCTGGCGGACAGCAGCAGCGAATTGGAATTGCCCGTGCGTTAGCGGTTGATCCACATGCTATTTTACTCGATGAACCAACGTCAGCGCTTGATCCAGAGCTTGTCTCAGGTGTACTTCAAGTTATTAAATCCATTGCGATTCAAGAAACAACGATGATCATCGTCACACATGAAATGGCGTTTGCAAGAGAAGTGGCAGACCATGTGATTTTCATGGCGGATGGTCATATTATTGAACAGGGCACACCAACTGAGTTATTTGATGAAACGAAGAATGAACGGACAAAACGATTTATCCAAAAAGAAGCAGCGGCTGAAGAAGCATAA
- a CDS encoding amidohydrolase translates to MKSIGNEALNKRLINIRRALHEHPELAFEEYETTKKLRSWLEEEGITVLDFPALQTGIVCEIKGEQEGPTIALRADIDALPIEEASGEPFSSKVPGKMHACGHDFHTASIFGAALLLKERKHEIKGTVRILFQPAEEVAQGAKHVIEAGVLDGVDAIFGMHNKPDLPVGTIGIREKALMASVDRFEIDIKGTGGHAGIPNHTVDPIAISGQITSALQQIVSRRISSLHHAVVSITRIQGGTSWNVIPDRVEMEGTVRTFEPEVRAMIPDLMKQIVSGIAEGFGAKGEVKWHPYLPSVLNDERLTKVVEETAGSLHLNVAQAEQSPGGEDFALYQEHIPGFFVWMGTSGTEEWHHPAFTLNEEALPVAAAFFSELAVQALESRSWN, encoded by the coding sequence GTGAAATCAATAGGAAATGAAGCTTTAAACAAACGTTTAATTAACATTCGCCGAGCGCTTCATGAACATCCAGAGCTGGCATTTGAAGAATATGAAACGACAAAAAAACTGCGCAGCTGGTTAGAAGAGGAAGGGATCACCGTACTCGATTTTCCAGCTCTTCAAACAGGAATCGTCTGTGAAATCAAAGGAGAACAAGAGGGACCAACGATTGCCCTGAGAGCTGATATTGATGCACTTCCGATTGAAGAAGCATCAGGCGAACCATTTTCCTCAAAGGTACCTGGGAAAATGCATGCATGCGGTCATGATTTCCATACAGCTTCTATCTTTGGAGCGGCTCTTTTATTGAAAGAGCGGAAACACGAGATCAAAGGAACGGTCCGCATTTTGTTCCAGCCGGCTGAGGAAGTCGCGCAAGGAGCGAAACACGTCATAGAGGCAGGCGTATTAGATGGAGTGGATGCGATTTTTGGTATGCACAACAAACCTGATCTGCCAGTAGGCACCATTGGTATTAGAGAAAAAGCATTAATGGCAAGTGTTGACCGATTTGAAATCGATATTAAAGGAACAGGTGGCCATGCAGGTATTCCGAATCACACGGTGGACCCGATTGCCATCAGCGGGCAGATCACAAGTGCTCTTCAGCAAATCGTCAGCCGCCGCATCAGCTCATTGCATCATGCAGTAGTCAGTATCACACGCATTCAAGGCGGTACTTCATGGAATGTGATTCCTGATCGTGTTGAGATGGAAGGAACCGTTCGGACGTTTGAGCCTGAAGTGAGAGCGATGATTCCAGATCTCATGAAACAAATCGTGAGTGGGATTGCCGAAGGATTTGGGGCAAAAGGCGAAGTGAAATGGCATCCGTATTTGCCTTCTGTGTTGAATGACGAGCGTTTGACAAAGGTGGTAGAAGAAACGGCTGGTTCGCTTCACTTAAATGTAGCGCAGGCAGAGCAGTCACCGGGCGGAGAAGATTTTGCCCTTTATCAAGAACACATTCCAGGCTTTTTCGTATGGATGGGGACAAGCGGTACCGAGGAATGGCATCACCCTGCCTTTACATTAAATGAAGAAGCACTCCCTGTTGCCGCTGCCTTCTTTTCCGAGCTTGCTGTTCAGGCATTGGAGTCACGATCATGGAACTAA
- a CDS encoding MmgE/PrpD family protein: protein MELTKKLAEAVLVADPLQDQRAVEMARNGLLDAAAAALAAKEDEGIQKLMALVEQEGGAAQIPVIGQGKKVSRQAAAMLNGYLIHALDYDDVHSDVRGHPSAVIIPALLSQLTDSKGYGDRFLAAYITGVEVMARLGESIGKAHYERGWHNTGTLGAIAAVCAIGYLKQVSQEELAKAIGFAGAQSAGMRKQFGSDMKPLQAGLAAKTAVWSMDLACSGFGGNESVLDGTLGFFSLYGDQELAENRLLEEYGIAWRIVSPGLWFKVYPFCSAAHHAADAILSLMEEHTFLSDQVKQAEVIFPPGGDAALIERTPLTGEEGRFSVEYVIALAVFGQTLTLDAFTKKTIPSDMRTWMKRVSREYDQTKEPHPDAVPKGRFTIVKLTLSDGTTFSKRVDLPRGAPGHALSKEDIMQKLNSVTDASHAQQILQVIEDGNDSSYLQLLA from the coding sequence ATGGAACTAACAAAAAAATTGGCAGAGGCTGTGCTTGTAGCTGATCCACTTCAAGATCAGCGGGCGGTAGAAATGGCTCGAAATGGTCTGTTAGATGCTGCGGCGGCGGCGCTTGCTGCGAAAGAGGATGAAGGAATTCAAAAGCTCATGGCACTTGTGGAACAAGAAGGCGGAGCCGCTCAAATTCCTGTCATTGGACAAGGGAAGAAGGTCAGCCGTCAAGCCGCAGCCATGCTGAACGGCTACTTGATCCACGCCCTTGATTATGATGATGTGCACTCAGATGTGAGAGGACATCCCAGTGCGGTGATCATCCCAGCATTGCTTTCACAGCTGACAGACAGCAAAGGGTATGGTGATCGATTTTTAGCAGCCTACATTACAGGCGTTGAAGTGATGGCAAGGCTTGGCGAATCCATCGGCAAGGCGCATTATGAGCGGGGCTGGCATAATACCGGAACCCTCGGAGCCATTGCAGCAGTATGTGCCATTGGGTATTTAAAACAAGTCTCGCAGGAAGAGCTGGCGAAGGCAATCGGCTTTGCCGGAGCGCAATCAGCCGGAATGAGAAAGCAGTTCGGCTCTGATATGAAACCATTACAAGCCGGCTTAGCGGCTAAAACAGCCGTCTGGTCTATGGACTTAGCTTGTTCAGGTTTTGGCGGGAATGAATCGGTTCTTGATGGTACGCTTGGTTTCTTTTCTCTCTATGGAGATCAGGAGCTGGCAGAAAATCGTTTACTAGAGGAGTATGGTATAGCGTGGCGTATTGTCTCGCCGGGGCTGTGGTTCAAAGTATACCCGTTCTGCTCAGCAGCGCATCATGCAGCAGATGCGATTCTATCCTTAATGGAAGAGCATACTTTCTTATCGGATCAGGTGAAACAAGCAGAGGTCATATTCCCGCCTGGCGGAGATGCAGCGCTTATTGAGCGGACACCTTTGACGGGCGAAGAAGGACGATTCAGTGTCGAATACGTCATCGCACTTGCCGTATTTGGACAGACGCTTACGCTGGATGCCTTTACGAAAAAAACCATTCCATCAGACATGCGCACATGGATGAAGCGGGTGAGCAGAGAATATGATCAAACGAAAGAACCCCATCCAGACGCTGTCCCAAAAGGTCGCTTTACGATTGTGAAGCTTACCTTATCTGATGGCACCACCTTTAGCAAACGAGTCGATCTTCCGCGGGGAGCACCAGGCCATGCACTATCGAAAGAAGACATCATGCAAAAATTAAACAGTGTCACAGACGCATCACATGCACAGCAGATTTTACAAGTTATTGAAGACGGAAACGATTCTTCTTATTTGCAGCTGCTGGCATGA
- a CDS encoding GAF domain-containing protein, which yields MPRQQLLKQFRNFHDASTSILNMMSQFTDVNTLFIAKNDQTTNQIVKVLNHDEQLLEEGEEIPYEKTFCKLAVDHQDTLVIPDISLDDRSKYLEVTKRLQGGSFIGVPIDFTDGTNYGTICGLDLRPQQFTEEHVHMFETMASLLSYVLELDRANRQIQQLSVPIVPVVDGVAVLPLLGDIEETRAQHILETILQESYRLSLSHLVIDVSGTKRLNEQSIQYLVSYAQTLKLLGISAVLTGIKQDLALSAIQSNISFKDITIRKDLPQALAHIGLTFTKME from the coding sequence ATGCCTCGTCAACAACTATTAAAACAGTTTCGCAATTTTCATGATGCTTCTACGAGTATTTTAAACATGATGAGTCAATTCACTGATGTGAATACACTGTTTATTGCTAAAAACGATCAAACCACCAATCAGATTGTCAAGGTGCTAAATCATGACGAGCAGCTTCTTGAAGAAGGAGAAGAAATTCCTTACGAGAAGACATTTTGCAAGCTGGCGGTCGATCATCAGGATACGCTTGTGATCCCTGATATATCATTGGATGATCGTTCTAAATACTTAGAAGTCACGAAACGTCTTCAAGGCGGATCATTCATTGGAGTACCGATTGATTTTACAGATGGTACGAACTACGGAACGATTTGCGGGCTTGATCTAAGGCCGCAGCAATTCACAGAAGAACACGTGCATATGTTTGAAACGATGGCTTCTTTATTAAGCTACGTCCTCGAACTCGACCGTGCCAACCGGCAGATTCAGCAATTATCTGTACCGATCGTCCCTGTTGTTGACGGTGTCGCCGTGCTTCCTCTCCTAGGTGATATCGAAGAGACACGTGCTCAGCATATTTTAGAAACCATTTTACAGGAAAGCTACAGACTGTCGCTCTCTCATTTGGTCATTGATGTATCGGGAACAAAACGCCTGAATGAACAGAGCATTCAATATTTGGTCAGCTATGCACAAACGCTGAAACTTTTAGGAATTTCGGCTGTTTTAACAGGAATTAAACAAGATCTTGCTCTAAGTGCGATTCAGTCGAATATTTCATTTAAAGACATCACCATCCGGAAAGACTTGCCGCAGGCACTTGCTCATATTGGCTTGACGTTTACTAAAATGGAATAA
- a CDS encoding aspartate kinase produces MKVVKFGGSSLASGKQLQKVFDIVTADPARKAVVVSAPGKRHSTDTKVTDLLISCGEQYLRLGEAHDLQEAVIERYASIADELGLSHDVIDTIRQDLDALLQADSSRPERYLDAIKASGEDNNAKLIAAYFRHQGVEAHYVNPKEAGLFVSDEPGQAQVLPESYDHLYKLRGRSGIIIFPGFFGFSLSGDIVTFSRSGSDITGSILANGLKAEVYENFTDVDAVYAVNPTIVHEPKEITELTYREMRELSYAGFSVFHDEALIPAFRAGIPVQIKNTNNPSAKGTKIVNQRDHTNGPVVGIASDSGFCSIYISKYLMNREVGFGRKVLQTLEEYGLTYEHVPSGIDDMNIILRQDQLEEQHIEQELLDRLKLVLDADEVVLEPNLSLIMVVGEAMRHNVGTTARAAEALSKAKVNIEMINQGSSEVSMMFGVKAAQEKEAVQALYEEFFSMSTVPVSL; encoded by the coding sequence TTGAAGGTCGTTAAATTTGGTGGCAGTTCACTTGCATCTGGCAAGCAGCTGCAAAAGGTATTTGACATTGTAACAGCAGATCCAGCTCGAAAAGCAGTCGTTGTTTCCGCACCAGGAAAACGGCATTCAACGGATACGAAGGTCACCGATCTATTAATTAGCTGCGGTGAGCAATATTTACGTTTAGGCGAAGCACACGATTTACAGGAAGCCGTCATCGAACGGTATGCCTCCATTGCGGATGAACTCGGATTAAGTCATGACGTGATTGACACCATCAGGCAAGATCTAGACGCCCTCTTACAGGCTGATTCGTCTCGTCCAGAGCGATATCTTGATGCCATCAAAGCAAGCGGTGAAGACAATAACGCAAAGCTCATTGCCGCCTATTTCCGCCATCAAGGTGTCGAAGCTCACTATGTGAATCCAAAGGAAGCTGGTTTATTTGTGAGCGATGAGCCTGGCCAAGCGCAAGTCCTTCCGGAGTCATATGATCATTTGTACAAATTAAGAGGGCGCTCTGGCATCATCATATTCCCTGGCTTTTTTGGCTTTAGCCTATCGGGAGATATTGTCACCTTTTCTCGCAGCGGCTCCGATATTACCGGTTCCATTTTAGCAAACGGTTTGAAGGCAGAAGTGTATGAAAACTTTACAGATGTGGATGCTGTTTACGCTGTTAATCCAACGATCGTTCATGAGCCGAAGGAGATTACAGAGCTGACGTACCGGGAAATGCGCGAGCTGTCCTATGCTGGTTTTTCTGTGTTCCATGATGAAGCACTCATTCCAGCCTTCCGTGCAGGCATTCCTGTGCAAATTAAAAACACCAATAATCCCTCGGCAAAAGGCACAAAAATCGTGAACCAGAGAGATCATACAAATGGACCAGTTGTCGGAATCGCCTCAGACAGCGGATTTTGCAGCATTTATATTAGCAAGTATTTGATGAACCGAGAAGTCGGTTTTGGACGCAAGGTGCTGCAAACACTAGAGGAATATGGGCTTACGTATGAACACGTCCCTTCTGGCATTGATGATATGAACATTATTTTAAGACAGGATCAGCTGGAGGAGCAGCATATTGAACAAGAGCTGCTCGACCGCTTGAAGCTCGTGCTTGATGCAGATGAGGTCGTTTTAGAGCCGAATCTCTCACTCATTATGGTTGTAGGAGAAGCGATGCGTCACAATGTTGGAACCACAGCAAGAGCGGCAGAGGCGCTGTCAAAAGCGAAGGTCAATATTGAAATGATCAATCAAGGCTCTTCAGAGGTCAGCATGATGTTTGGCGTCAAAGCGGCTCAAGAAAAAGAAGCCGTGCAAGCGTTGTATGAGGAATTTTTCTCTATGTCTACCGTCCCTGTCTCCCTTTAA